One genomic window of Indioceanicola profundi includes the following:
- a CDS encoding motility protein A, with protein MSEKIAGDVAAQTRARMQAKTPAGHEAAMPARPPNPPAPLVRRNRLDVASVAGLGSALLMVGVALVMGGAPDAFFNVPSLAIVLGGTVAVTAVSFSRTDVSTALGQLRRALVGPVHDAARVAAHVLELADHARRFGPLSLQPLLGRTRGQPVVQRSIELIVDGLPADDVERILRTEIEAGMARARIGASVLRRAAEVAPAMGLIGTLVGLVQMLGNLSDPTTIGPAMAVALLTTFYGAVLGSMVLAPLAGKVERNADAQALVDGLYLLAAGSVARQENPRRLEIMINTLLPPDRRLSAYD; from the coding sequence ATGTCGGAAAAAATCGCCGGGGACGTGGCGGCGCAGACCAGGGCCAGGATGCAGGCGAAGACGCCCGCCGGGCACGAGGCCGCCATGCCGGCCCGCCCGCCGAACCCACCCGCGCCGCTGGTCCGGCGCAACAGGCTGGACGTCGCCAGTGTCGCGGGGCTGGGCTCCGCCCTGCTGATGGTGGGCGTGGCGCTGGTCATGGGCGGCGCGCCGGACGCCTTCTTCAATGTGCCGTCCCTCGCCATCGTGCTTGGCGGGACGGTGGCCGTGACGGCCGTCTCCTTCTCCCGCACCGATGTCTCCACGGCCCTGGGCCAGCTCCGCCGGGCCCTGGTCGGGCCGGTGCACGATGCCGCGCGGGTCGCCGCCCATGTCCTGGAACTGGCCGATCATGCCCGCCGCTTCGGTCCGCTGTCGCTTCAGCCGTTGCTTGGCCGGACGCGCGGGCAGCCGGTGGTCCAGCGCTCCATCGAGCTGATCGTGGACGGGCTTCCGGCCGATGACGTGGAACGCATCCTGCGCACGGAGATCGAGGCCGGCATGGCCCGGGCCCGCATCGGCGCCTCCGTCCTGCGCCGCGCCGCGGAAGTGGCGCCCGCCATGGGCCTGATCGGAACGCTGGTCGGGTTGGTGCAGATGCTGGGCAATCTTTCCGACCCGACCACCATCGGCCCGGCCATGGCCGTGGCGTTGCTGACCACCTTCTACGGCGCCGTGCTGGGCAGCATGGTGCTGGCCCCGCTGGCCGGGAAGGTGGAGCGGAACGCCGATGCCCAGGCGCTGGTGGACGGGCTGTACCTGCTGGCGGCCGGTTCGGTGGCCCGGCAGGAGAACCCGCGCCGGCTGGAAATCATGATCAACACGC
- the fliN gene encoding flagellar motor switch protein FliN translates to MPAKDNMGLDDFEQGRNGNGMDDIQPVVKDLESVYDIPVQISAVLGKTSMQVSSLLKIGRGSVVELDRKVGEAIDIYVNNRLVARGEVVVVEDRLGVTMTEIIKTDRS, encoded by the coding sequence ATGCCGGCGAAGGACAATATGGGCCTGGACGATTTCGAGCAGGGCCGGAACGGGAATGGGATGGACGACATCCAGCCAGTCGTGAAGGACCTGGAGTCCGTCTACGACATCCCGGTCCAGATCTCCGCCGTGCTGGGAAAGACCAGCATGCAGGTGAGTTCCCTGCTGAAGATCGGGCGCGGCTCCGTGGTCGAGCTGGACCGCAAGGTCGGCGAGGCCATCGACATCTATGTCAACAACCGCCTGGTCGCCCGCGGCGAAGTGGTGGTGGTCGAGGACCGGCTTGGCGTGACCATGACGGAAATCATCAAGACCGACCGGTCCTGA
- a CDS encoding FliH/SctL family protein, with protein MGTIQKFLFEESFDNGRSPLRPEEMEPEPAGPAEPEPPPEPTFTLAELREQIAAAEQAARAQGFEEGRVKGRQEAETADQRALAEALRTVEADLKALVAAEQAARGLRAENTVRMVLSIVRKLFPAYVRTHGQAEVEATVAHFLTELLDEPKLVIRVHESRLDALRDRIDDMAGRLGFAGNVGVLADPRLGPLDVRAEWGDGGAERDATAIWTDIERIAGDLLAGFPGGPAAERSAPAAILQDRS; from the coding sequence ATGGGCACCATCCAGAAATTCCTGTTCGAGGAATCCTTCGACAACGGCCGCTCTCCCCTGCGGCCGGAGGAGATGGAGCCTGAACCTGCAGGTCCGGCGGAACCGGAACCGCCGCCGGAACCGACCTTCACCCTGGCGGAACTGCGCGAGCAGATTGCCGCGGCGGAGCAGGCTGCGCGTGCCCAGGGCTTCGAGGAAGGCCGGGTAAAAGGTCGGCAGGAGGCGGAAACCGCCGACCAGCGCGCCCTGGCCGAGGCGCTTCGCACAGTCGAGGCCGACCTGAAGGCGCTGGTCGCGGCGGAACAGGCCGCACGCGGTCTGCGGGCCGAGAATACCGTCCGCATGGTCCTGTCCATCGTGCGCAAGCTCTTCCCGGCCTATGTCCGGACCCACGGTCAGGCGGAGGTGGAGGCCACCGTCGCCCATTTCCTGACGGAACTGCTGGATGAGCCGAAACTGGTCATCCGGGTCCATGAGAGCCGCCTGGACGCGCTGCGCGACCGGATCGACGACATGGCCGGGCGGCTGGGCTTCGCCGGCAATGTCGGCGTTCTGGCCGATCCGCGCCTCGGCCCGCTGGACGTCCGGGCGGAGTGGGGCGACGGCGGGGCGGAGCGGGATGCCACCGCCATATGGACCGATATCGAGCGCATCGCCGGCGACCTGCTCGCCGGCTTCCCCGGCGGGCCTGCGGCCGAACGGAGCGCGCCCGCCGCGATTTTGCAGGATCGGAGCTGA
- the fliF gene encoding flagellar basal-body MS-ring/collar protein FliF: MDSFLQTLRNLGTARLAAFGVAAVVIVGGLLYMASTFSSQGMGLLYDDLAPADGGAIIQQLEAQNIPYRASPDGTRIEVPTDQVGRLRMQLADQGLPSGGTVGYEIFNEPEALGTTNFMQNVQSLRALEGELVRTVKSLQPVMEARIHIVPPKRELFSRQTQTATASVFLRLRPGAQLTREQILSIQTLVAAAVPQLEPGMVSVIDDKGNLLARGMGSDSQEALAATAEERRLAYERRLQQRVEDLLARTVGIGRVRAEVAAELDFDKIVTNSEIYDPESQVVRGTQTVTEESEAQDRDGIDPVTVANNLPNGDDTAAGSVGSSTSRSSRTEETTNYEISRTVRTHEREAGQIRRLSVAVLVDGTYTTAEDGTQTYQPRPDADLEQLRRLVAAAIPYDGARGDVIEISSMQFAVPETDFGDGETKILGLPVSELRRIGETVILAIVAVLVILVVIRPLVQRALDRTPQLEEEPDLLADASAVPQLAGPGGGALARELALEAAQANEELEQMIDINRVDGRVRASSLRKVGEIVEKHPEEAVSIIRNWLYQES, from the coding sequence GTGGACTCGTTCCTCCAGACACTGCGCAACCTCGGCACGGCACGTCTCGCCGCGTTCGGCGTGGCTGCCGTCGTCATTGTCGGCGGCCTGCTCTATATGGCCTCGACTTTCTCCAGCCAGGGCATGGGGCTGCTCTACGACGACCTCGCCCCGGCCGACGGCGGCGCGATCATCCAGCAACTCGAGGCGCAGAACATCCCCTACCGTGCCAGTCCCGACGGCACGCGGATCGAAGTGCCGACGGATCAGGTCGGCAGGTTGCGCATGCAGTTGGCGGACCAGGGGCTGCCCAGCGGCGGCACGGTTGGCTACGAGATTTTCAACGAGCCCGAGGCCCTGGGCACGACCAACTTCATGCAGAACGTCCAGTCCCTGCGCGCCCTGGAGGGTGAGCTGGTGCGGACGGTGAAGAGCCTCCAGCCGGTCATGGAGGCCCGCATCCATATCGTCCCGCCGAAGCGGGAGCTGTTTTCGCGGCAGACCCAGACGGCAACGGCGAGCGTGTTCCTGCGGCTGCGCCCCGGCGCCCAACTCACACGCGAGCAGATCCTGTCCATCCAGACCCTGGTCGCCGCCGCCGTGCCGCAGCTTGAGCCGGGCATGGTCTCGGTCATCGACGACAAGGGCAATCTTCTGGCCCGCGGCATGGGTTCGGACAGTCAGGAGGCCCTGGCCGCCACGGCGGAGGAGCGGCGCCTTGCCTATGAACGGCGTCTGCAGCAGCGGGTCGAGGATCTGCTGGCCCGCACGGTCGGGATCGGCAGGGTACGCGCCGAGGTGGCTGCGGAGCTGGATTTCGACAAGATCGTCACCAACAGTGAAATCTACGACCCCGAGAGCCAGGTCGTCCGCGGCACCCAGACGGTGACGGAAGAGAGCGAGGCGCAGGACCGCGACGGCATCGACCCGGTCACCGTGGCCAATAACCTTCCCAACGGCGACGATACTGCCGCCGGGTCCGTTGGTTCCTCCACCTCCCGCAGCAGCCGGACGGAGGAGACGACCAACTATGAGATCAGCCGCACGGTCCGCACCCATGAGCGCGAGGCCGGGCAGATCCGCCGCCTGTCGGTCGCCGTGCTGGTGGACGGCACCTACACGACCGCGGAGGACGGCACCCAGACCTACCAGCCCCGGCCTGATGCCGATCTCGAGCAGCTCCGTCGGCTGGTGGCGGCGGCCATCCCCTATGACGGCGCCCGCGGCGACGTGATCGAGATCAGCAGCATGCAGTTCGCCGTGCCGGAAACGGATTTCGGCGATGGCGAGACCAAGATACTGGGCCTGCCGGTCAGCGAGCTGCGGCGGATCGGCGAGACCGTGATCCTGGCCATCGTGGCTGTGCTGGTGATCCTGGTGGTGATCCGGCCGCTGGTGCAGCGGGCGCTGGACCGTACGCCCCAGCTCGAGGAGGAACCCGACCTGCTGGCCGATGCCAGTGCGGTCCCGCAGCTCGCCGGCCCCGGCGGCGGCGCACTGGCCCGGGAACTGGCGCTGGAGGCCGCCCAGGCCAACGAGGAGCTGGAGCAGATGATCGACATCAACCGCGTCGACGGCCGCGTCCGCGCCTCTTCCCTGCGCAAGGTCGGCGAGATCGTGGAGAAGCACCCCGAGGAAGCCGTCTCCATCATCCGCAACTGGCTGTACCAGGAAAGCTGA
- a CDS encoding DUF3450 domain-containing protein: protein MTQSNLKRRAAVAAVTVFMLSGAATVQAQQIDQLLTIEKQVAQAGAQSQATIDKIADETDRLVGEYRSVTTQIDNIKVYNDQLQELVAAQEKEKASLQAQIENVSGVEREIVPLMQRMIGTLEQFVKLDVPFLQQERVERVATLRELMSRADVSTAEKYRRLMEAYQVENEYGWTLEAYAGPLETEGRTRQVDFLRIGRVVLAYQTLDGGEQGMWDQEAKQWVVLPESYRNQIRQAIAVARRQAAPDLLVLPVSAPESAQ from the coding sequence ATGACCCAGTCGAACCTCAAGCGGCGAGCGGCTGTCGCGGCCGTCACCGTGTTCATGCTTTCCGGGGCCGCCACCGTGCAGGCTCAGCAGATCGATCAGCTGCTCACCATTGAGAAGCAGGTCGCGCAGGCCGGAGCCCAGAGCCAGGCCACGATCGACAAGATCGCGGACGAGACTGACAGGCTGGTGGGCGAGTACCGGTCCGTCACGACCCAGATCGACAACATCAAGGTCTATAACGACCAGCTCCAGGAGCTTGTTGCGGCCCAGGAGAAGGAAAAAGCTTCCCTCCAGGCGCAGATCGAGAATGTGAGCGGCGTTGAGCGCGAGATCGTTCCGCTGATGCAGCGCATGATCGGCACGCTCGAGCAGTTCGTGAAGCTGGATGTTCCGTTCCTGCAGCAGGAGCGCGTCGAGCGCGTCGCCACCCTCCGCGAGCTGATGAGCCGCGCCGACGTCTCCACGGCCGAGAAGTACCGCCGTCTGATGGAGGCCTATCAGGTGGAGAACGAGTACGGCTGGACCCTTGAGGCCTATGCCGGCCCGTTGGAGACCGAAGGCCGGACCCGCCAGGTCGACTTCCTGCGCATCGGTCGCGTCGTTCTGGCCTACCAGACCCTCGACGGCGGCGAGCAGGGCATGTGGGATCAGGAAGCCAAGCAGTGGGTCGTCCTGCCGGAATCCTACCGTAACCAGATCCGCCAGGCCATCGCTGTGGCCCGTCGCCAGGCAGCGCCCGATCTGCTCGTTCTTCCCGTTTCGGCGCCGGAGTCCGCCCAATGA
- a CDS encoding MotA/TolQ/ExbB proton channel family protein produces the protein MIRFSTKVRSLLMAGAVATLFAGVPAVAQNAPQTLDQLLQQVRRGSQEAAERNKQREAEFRAARDQQQAILAKAKAQLEAELGRSQQLEATFADGEIRLGELTGQLQERMGTLGELFGVVRQVAGDTRGVIQESLISGQLPGRAEPLDALAKSKELPSIQQLQDLWFLLQQEMTETGKVVKFPGTYVTTDGEQVQADLVRVGPFVAFTDGKYLRYESGQGIFVELARQPSDRLAAMTSTFMGTQSGYADVGIDPSRGQLLSLLIQEPTFLERVDQGGIVGYVILAIGAIGVLLALERIITLTITSAKVRGQMKSREIRKNNPLGRVLAVYEENRTADVETLELKLDEAILKEIPRLERGISTIKVFAAIAPLLGLLGTVTGMILTFQAITLFGTGDPKLMAGGISQALVTTVQGLVVAIPMVLLYSICNGRAKSVIEVLEEQSAGLIAQRADEEHIRDRAA, from the coding sequence ATGATCCGCTTCAGCACCAAAGTTCGCAGCCTGCTGATGGCAGGCGCGGTCGCCACCCTTTTCGCCGGCGTTCCGGCGGTCGCCCAGAACGCCCCGCAGACGCTCGACCAGCTTCTGCAGCAGGTGCGCCGGGGCAGCCAGGAAGCCGCGGAGCGGAACAAGCAGCGCGAGGCCGAGTTCCGCGCCGCCCGCGACCAGCAGCAGGCTATTCTGGCCAAGGCAAAGGCGCAGCTTGAGGCTGAGCTTGGCCGCTCCCAGCAGCTCGAAGCGACCTTCGCCGACGGTGAAATCCGCCTCGGTGAGCTCACCGGTCAGCTGCAGGAGCGCATGGGCACCCTGGGCGAGCTGTTCGGCGTCGTCCGTCAGGTCGCTGGCGATACCCGCGGCGTCATCCAGGAGTCCCTGATCTCCGGCCAGCTTCCGGGCCGCGCCGAGCCGCTTGACGCCCTCGCCAAGAGCAAGGAGCTGCCGAGCATCCAGCAGCTTCAGGATCTCTGGTTCCTGCTGCAGCAGGAAATGACCGAGACCGGCAAGGTCGTGAAGTTCCCGGGCACCTACGTGACCACCGATGGCGAGCAGGTCCAGGCCGATCTGGTCCGCGTCGGTCCGTTCGTCGCCTTCACCGACGGCAAGTATCTCCGCTACGAGTCCGGCCAGGGCATTTTTGTCGAGCTGGCCCGCCAGCCGAGCGACCGTCTGGCTGCGATGACCTCGACCTTCATGGGCACCCAGAGCGGCTACGCAGATGTCGGCATCGACCCGTCGCGCGGTCAGCTCCTCTCGCTGCTGATCCAGGAGCCCACCTTCCTGGAGCGCGTCGACCAGGGCGGTATCGTCGGTTACGTCATCCTGGCCATCGGCGCCATCGGCGTGCTGCTGGCGCTTGAGCGGATCATCACCCTGACCATCACCTCGGCCAAGGTCCGCGGTCAGATGAAGAGCCGGGAAATCCGCAAGAACAACCCGCTGGGCCGCGTTCTGGCCGTGTATGAGGAGAACCGTACCGCCGACGTGGAGACGCTGGAGCTGAAGCTGGACGAGGCGATCCTCAAGGAGATCCCGCGTCTGGAGCGTGGCATCAGCACCATCAAGGTGTTCGCCGCCATTGCCCCGCTGCTGGGCCTGCTCGGCACCGTGACGGGTATGATCCTGACTTTCCAGGCCATCACCCTGTTCGGCACCGGTGACCCGAAGCTGATGGCCGGCGGTATCTCCCAGGCGCTCGTGACCACCGTTCAGGGTCTGGTCGTCGCCATCCCGATGGTGCTGCTCTACAGCATCTGCAATGGCCGTGCGAAGTCGGTGATCGAGGTTCTCGAGGAGCAGAGCGCCGGGCTGATCGCACAGCGTGCCGACGAGGAGCATATCCGTGACAGAGCTGCTTGA
- a CDS encoding MotA/TolQ/ExbB proton channel family protein, with amino-acid sequence MTELLEAYRAIQTFLGQGGWVLNWILILTFALWVLIAERAAYYLFSHRKVFNDAVAKWEARPDKRSWHAAQYRTMLISQAKQHIEANVALIKTLVAMAPLFGLLGTVTGMVAVFEVMKVLGTGNARAMASGVSQATIPTMAGMVVAISGLYFSFALKRKADREVERLSDTLVQE; translated from the coding sequence GTGACAGAGCTGCTTGAGGCATACAGGGCTATCCAGACGTTCCTCGGCCAGGGCGGCTGGGTCTTGAACTGGATCCTGATCCTGACCTTTGCCCTCTGGGTTCTGATTGCTGAGCGTGCCGCGTACTACCTCTTCTCCCACCGGAAGGTGTTCAACGACGCGGTGGCGAAGTGGGAAGCGCGCCCGGACAAGCGGTCCTGGCACGCCGCCCAGTACCGGACGATGCTGATTTCGCAAGCGAAGCAGCACATCGAGGCGAACGTCGCGCTGATCAAGACGCTGGTCGCCATGGCCCCGCTGTTCGGGCTTCTCGGCACCGTCACCGGCATGGTGGCCGTGTTCGAGGTCATGAAAGTGCTTGGCACGGGTAATGCCCGTGCCATGGCTTCTGGCGTCTCCCAGGCAACCATCCCGACGATGGCCGGGATGGTGGTCGCGATCTCCGGCCTGTATTTCAGCTTCGCGCTGAAGCGCAAGGCCGACCGTGAGGTCGAGCGTCTCTCCGACACCCTGGTTCAGGAGTAA
- a CDS encoding ExbD/TolR family protein — translation MRAKRHGTAEETEIDLTPMLDVVFIMLIFFIVTASFIKESGIDVSRPDAVTAVVQERANIVVAVTETGQIWINRREVDRRAVRANIERLHAENPQGAVVITADEKADVGILVEVMDQARQAGVFNVSIAADES, via the coding sequence ATGCGAGCAAAGCGCCACGGGACGGCGGAAGAGACCGAGATCGATCTGACACCGATGCTCGACGTCGTCTTCATCATGCTGATCTTCTTCATCGTGACGGCGTCGTTTATCAAGGAGTCGGGCATCGACGTTTCGCGTCCGGACGCGGTTACCGCCGTCGTCCAGGAACGCGCCAACATCGTCGTTGCTGTCACTGAGACCGGACAGATCTGGATCAACCGCCGCGAGGTTGACCGCCGGGCCGTCCGTGCCAACATCGAACGTCTCCATGCGGAGAATCCGCAAGGCGCGGTGGTCATCACCGCCGACGAGAAGGCCGATGTCGGTATCTTGGTCGAGGTCATGGACCAAGCTCGTCAGGCCGGCGTGTTCAACGTCTCGATCGCCGCGGACGAGTCCTGA
- a CDS encoding energy transducer TonB, translating into MIGRYLSALAFAAVVTFGLFWLMQYLIIGQKMSLDESDRVRLIDFVRLQRDTQTETKDRKPPDRPPPPEAPPEPPKMTADPTAAPTANTVGIDAAGLDAGMDLAGPGALGPPADAEAIPLFRMNPQYPDRAASRGIEGYVIMEFTITETGAVTNIQVVEASPPGIFDRAAIRAMERWKYKPKIVDGKPVPRHGVRNQLTFKLGE; encoded by the coding sequence ATGATCGGACGCTATCTCAGCGCCTTGGCTTTCGCTGCCGTTGTCACCTTCGGTCTCTTCTGGCTGATGCAGTACCTCATCATCGGCCAGAAGATGTCCCTGGATGAGAGCGACCGTGTCCGCCTGATCGACTTCGTTCGGTTGCAGCGCGATACGCAGACGGAAACCAAGGACCGCAAGCCGCCAGACCGGCCGCCGCCGCCGGAGGCTCCGCCCGAGCCGCCGAAGATGACGGCCGATCCCACCGCGGCGCCGACCGCCAACACTGTCGGCATCGATGCCGCCGGGCTGGATGCGGGCATGGATCTGGCTGGTCCGGGCGCGCTCGGCCCGCCGGCGGACGCGGAAGCCATTCCGCTGTTCCGTATGAACCCGCAGTATCCCGACCGGGCGGCCAGCCGCGGCATCGAGGGTTACGTGATCATGGAGTTCACGATCACGGAAACCGGTGCTGTGACGAACATCCAGGTTGTCGAGGCGAGCCCGCCGGGCATCTTCGACCGCGCCGCCATCCGCGCGATGGAGCGTTGGAAGTACAAGCCGAAGATCGTCGACGGCAAGCCGGTGCCGCGCCACGGCGTGCGTAACCAGCTGACCTTCAAGCTCGGCGAATAG
- a CDS encoding tetratricopeptide repeat protein: MTDQNYAPRSSRRNARWLLAALLALPVVGAGVSGTAFAQQQGGEEKKQETTQGQVLTERTFKQLTEANKAIEESRFKDAAPILDRLIADDRLTPYEKAIAFQTRAHLYTEMDDYRGAAAMFEKALALNILPPDQQMTLIYNLGQIYAGTEQYQKAVDKFKLWFSQAQNPQASAYLPYANSLFRLDRPKEAIPLVEKAIQISDDPKREWYDFLAGLYYETKQIDKVGEVLELLISKYPSEKRYYNQLAGVYSELKRERDMLAIMELAHKAGHLEKSTEFVQLAQLWMYFENPYRAAALLDDKLKKGQVDSTKENWELLANAWIASREIPKSIDPLARAAELDSKGEGFVRLAQAYLEREDWNKAHDALQKAINKGGLEKRGQVFMLEGVALFNLDRIEDSRRAFLKAAESKEQQRVASQWVRHIDKMLEEKAARQAAAVQ, encoded by the coding sequence ATGACCGACCAGAACTACGCGCCGCGGTCCTCCCGCCGGAATGCCCGTTGGCTGCTGGCAGCGCTCCTAGCGCTACCGGTGGTCGGCGCCGGCGTCTCCGGCACCGCCTTCGCCCAGCAGCAGGGCGGGGAGGAGAAGAAGCAGGAGACGACGCAGGGGCAGGTGCTGACCGAGCGGACCTTCAAGCAGCTCACCGAGGCCAACAAGGCCATCGAGGAGAGCCGCTTCAAGGACGCCGCCCCGATCCTGGACCGGCTGATCGCGGATGATCGTCTCACCCCGTACGAAAAGGCGATCGCGTTCCAGACGCGCGCCCACCTCTATACGGAGATGGACGATTACCGTGGCGCCGCAGCCATGTTCGAAAAGGCCCTGGCCCTGAACATCCTGCCGCCGGACCAGCAGATGACCCTGATCTACAATCTGGGTCAGATCTATGCCGGGACGGAGCAGTATCAGAAGGCCGTCGACAAGTTCAAACTGTGGTTCTCGCAGGCGCAGAACCCGCAGGCGAGCGCCTATCTGCCCTACGCGAACTCTCTGTTCCGCCTGGACCGCCCGAAGGAAGCCATCCCGCTGGTCGAGAAGGCAATCCAGATTTCGGACGATCCGAAGCGTGAATGGTACGACTTCCTGGCCGGCCTGTATTACGAGACCAAGCAGATCGACAAGGTCGGCGAGGTTCTTGAGCTGCTGATCTCCAAGTATCCATCCGAAAAGCGCTATTACAATCAGCTCGCGGGCGTTTATTCCGAGCTGAAGCGTGAAAGGGACATGCTTGCGATCATGGAACTGGCCCATAAGGCCGGGCACCTGGAGAAGAGCACCGAGTTCGTTCAGCTCGCCCAACTCTGGATGTACTTCGAGAACCCCTACCGCGCTGCCGCCCTCCTGGACGACAAGCTGAAGAAGGGGCAGGTCGACAGCACGAAGGAGAACTGGGAGCTTCTGGCGAACGCCTGGATCGCGTCGCGCGAAATCCCGAAATCCATCGATCCGCTGGCCCGCGCGGCCGAGCTGGACTCGAAGGGTGAAGGCTTTGTGCGGCTGGCCCAGGCTTATCTGGAGCGCGAGGACTGGAACAAGGCCCATGACGCTCTGCAGAAGGCCATCAACAAAGGCGGGCTGGAAAAGCGCGGACAGGTCTTCATGCTTGAAGGCGTGGCCCTGTTCAACCTGGACCGGATCGAGGACAGCCGCCGTGCCTTCCTGAAGGCCGCCGAGTCCAAGGAGCAACAGCGCGTTGCCAGCCAGTGGGTCCGCCACATCGACAAGATGCTGGAGGAAAAGGCCGCTCGTCAGGCCGCTGCCGTCCAGTAA
- a CDS encoding class II glutamine amidotransferase: protein MCRWLAYGGDPIAMDTLLFKPCNSLIRQSLSAQRSIAPTNGDGFGLGWYGHLERPGLYRDTMPAWNDANLRSLAEQIHSPLFFAHVRASTGPATARLNCHPFRYGRWLFMHNGQIGGWTDVRQGVERSIDKLLYKHREGSTDSEALFYLLVGNGVEEDPAGAFRRTISQITDLMAGEGVTEPFRMAAALTDGRRIFSVRWSSDGRSPSLFWAAGGRVGCTENSIQFGPGRGSVLVLSEPLDSDNSHWTEVPEGSFLTAQSGEVTVEPFGP, encoded by the coding sequence ATGTGCCGTTGGCTGGCCTATGGCGGCGATCCGATCGCCATGGATACGCTCCTGTTCAAGCCCTGCAATTCCCTGATCCGGCAGTCCCTGTCGGCACAGCGCAGCATCGCCCCCACGAACGGGGACGGCTTCGGCCTTGGCTGGTACGGTCATCTGGAGCGGCCAGGCCTCTATCGGGACACGATGCCCGCCTGGAATGACGCCAACCTGCGCTCATTGGCGGAGCAGATCCATTCACCGCTTTTCTTCGCCCATGTCCGCGCCTCCACCGGGCCGGCGACGGCCCGGCTGAACTGCCATCCGTTCCGCTATGGCCGTTGGCTGTTCATGCACAATGGCCAGATCGGCGGCTGGACCGACGTGCGCCAGGGGGTGGAGCGCAGCATCGACAAGCTGCTCTACAAGCACCGGGAAGGCTCGACGGACAGCGAGGCGCTGTTCTACCTGCTGGTCGGAAATGGCGTGGAGGAAGATCCCGCCGGCGCGTTCCGGCGGACCATTTCCCAGATCACCGACCTGATGGCGGGGGAGGGCGTGACGGAGCCCTTCCGTATGGCGGCAGCCCTGACCGACGGCCGGCGCATCTTCTCCGTCCGCTGGTCCAGCGACGGCAGGTCGCCCAGCCTGTTCTGGGCTGCTGGCGGTCGGGTCGGCTGCACCGAAAACAGCATCCAGTTCGGGCCGGGCCGGGGCAGCGTCCTCGTGCTCTCCGAACCGCTGGACAGCGACAACAGCCACTGGACCGAGGTGCCGGAAGGAAGTTTCCTCACCGCCCAGAGCGGAGAGGTCACGGTCGAGCCGTTCGGACCCTGA
- the rnd gene encoding ribonuclease D — MTLITTTDHLAAFIDRLKGADYVTVDTEFMREKTYWPQLCLVQIGGPEEAAAIDPLAPGIDLAPLFELMRDERTLKVFHAARQDIEIFFHLTGSIPKPLFDTQVAAMVCGFGDQVGYETLITKLTPARIDKSSRFTDWSHRPLTERQLTYALSDVTHLRPAYEKIRRRLVKTGREHWLEEEMAILTDPATYRLEPEDAWRRLKVRTEKPRFLAILKEVAAWREREAQRKDIPRNRILRDEALVEIAAHAPTNVEDLARTRGLGGGMANGRQGTELLQAVSAALAIPDKELPRPAPRVETPQGLGPIVELLRVLLKMVSDENEVAARLIANASDLELIAADDDADVPTLKGWRREVFGEAALKLKHGRLALAVTGKKVKLVELPG; from the coding sequence ATGACGCTGATCACCACGACCGACCACCTCGCCGCTTTCATCGACCGCCTGAAGGGTGCCGACTACGTCACCGTCGATACCGAATTCATGCGCGAGAAGACCTACTGGCCGCAGCTCTGCCTCGTGCAGATCGGCGGGCCGGAAGAGGCCGCCGCCATCGATCCGCTGGCCCCCGGCATCGACCTCGCCCCCCTGTTCGAGTTGATGCGGGATGAGCGGACCCTGAAGGTCTTCCATGCCGCCCGGCAGGACATCGAAATCTTCTTCCACCTGACCGGGAGCATTCCCAAGCCCCTGTTCGATACCCAGGTGGCAGCTATGGTCTGTGGCTTCGGGGATCAGGTCGGGTATGAAACGCTGATCACCAAGCTGACTCCGGCGCGGATCGACAAGTCCAGCCGCTTCACAGACTGGTCGCACCGGCCACTGACCGAGCGGCAGCTCACCTACGCGCTCTCGGACGTGACCCATCTGCGCCCGGCCTATGAGAAAATCCGCCGCCGCCTCGTCAAGACCGGACGGGAGCATTGGCTGGAAGAGGAGATGGCGATCCTCACCGACCCGGCCACCTACCGCCTGGAGCCGGAGGATGCCTGGCGGCGGCTGAAGGTCCGGACGGAGAAGCCGCGCTTCCTGGCCATCCTGAAGGAGGTCGCCGCTTGGCGGGAGCGGGAGGCGCAGCGCAAGGACATCCCCCGCAACCGTATCCTGCGTGACGAGGCGCTGGTCGAGATCGCGGCCCATGCGCCTACCAACGTGGAGGATCTGGCGCGCACCCGCGGTCTTGGCGGAGGGATGGCGAATGGCCGCCAGGGGACCGAACTGCTGCAGGCCGTCAGCGCCGCGTTGGCCATTCCCGACAAGGAACTGCCTCGTCCAGCCCCGCGGGTGGAGACCCCCCAGGGCCTTGGCCCCATCGTCGAGTTGCTGCGCGTTCTGCTGAAGATGGTCAGCGACGAGAACGAGGTCGCGGCGCGCCTGATCGCCAATGCCAGCGACCTGGAGTTGATCGCCGCGGACGACGATGCGGACGTCCCGACCCTGAAGGGCTGGCGGCGCGAGGTCTTCGGCGAAGCGGCGCTCAAGCTGAAGCATGGGCGGCTGGCGCTGGCCGTGACTGGCAAGAAGGTGAAGCTGGTGGAGTTGCCGGGCTGA